A stretch of the Panicum virgatum strain AP13 chromosome 9N, P.virgatum_v5, whole genome shotgun sequence genome encodes the following:
- the LOC120691146 gene encoding wall-associated receptor kinase 3-like — protein sequence MGLGKGIAIATMQLVLIWSITSTVMLIASGAHPPSADSLAHCPKTCGDVSIQYPFGIGPGCFRQGFEVTCNRTTKPWKLFLGNTITQVTGLYPSGTVLASFVYTIPMAPGVGTYNLSWQSPGWNLNIESYNYFAFLGCGIGVYLFHPDTGDLVGHCTIKCSSMAAMLIATQGGSCNGMGCCTVTFPVPFRGFRVTVIKGNDTVPQPFNDITVKAFLSFRPYKFSIMDLLSDKINATTIGALSAYLSTVIADEPNCKSAQLNNKTRYACSSSNCIDVQNEGYSCACSGNFDGGNPYLLDDCKQEYNPTPKTNCSLSCGKTYIPFPFGLEPGCFAKRRFQLNCASNRTLIARPPAKYEVTNISLDEGLMYVNKLSESEDANTNYLSIYYGGSDYFGQQLIYGLGQSGLSEEYGAWSWSITNSTCESAKQNSTYACLSTNSECVGVTHETIYIGYRCKCSPGFEGNPYVQNGCADIDECLIPNYCNGTCYNFQGSYSCCPHGMSFDPVQRQCTSSKGQNILLGISVGISSGFGVLLLTLTAIMSVKRWKRGMQKKIRRAYFRKNKGLLLEQLISSSESVTHNTRIFSMELEKATNNFDSTRIIGHGGHGTVYKGILSDQRVVAIKRSKIMEQSEIDQFVNEVAILSQIIHRNVVKLFGCCLESEVPLLVYEFISNGTLHDLLHGDLGAKCLLTWDDRIRIALEAAGALSYLHSSAAIPIFHRDVKSTNILLDDAFTAKVSDFGASRSISIDQTRVVTAVQGTFGYIDPEYYYTGQLTEKSDVYSFGVTLVELLTRKKSIFLNCVGEKQNLCHYFLQSLRDKTIMDMVDPQVVEEANQSEIDEIALVAEMCLRSKGENRPKMKEVELRLQLLRAKISRTHKEESKRGRDNPQSLSSEYKSTSPTMTRRAEIGFVANLSSQAISRCHTMEQEMIYSAEFPR from the exons ATGGGTTTAGGGAAGGGAATTGCAATTGCTACCATGCAGCTGGTATTGATATGGAGCATAACATCCACCGTCATGTTGATCGCATCTGGAGCTCATCCTCCCTCTGCTGATAGTCTCGCGCACTGCCCCAAAACCTGTGGCGATGTGAGCATCCAATATCCCTTTGGCATCGGGCCTGGCTGCTTCCGACAGGGATTCGAGGTAACTTGCAATAGGACCACCAAACCTTGGAAGCTCTTCTTGGGCAACACCATCACTCAGGTGACCGGCCTCTATCCTTCAGGAACTGTCCTTGCCTCTTTTGTGTACACCATCCCCATGGCACCAGGCGTCGGCACCTACAACCTGTCATGGCAATCTCCAGGGTGGAATCTCAATATCGAGTCTTATAATTACTTTGCGTTCCTTGGTTGTGGAATTGGGGTCTACCTGTTCCACCCAGACACCGGTGACCTCGTAGGCCATTGCACAATCAAGTGTTCCTCCATGGCGGCTATGCTCATAGCAACACAAGGAGGTAGCTGCAATGGCATGGGTTGCTGCACCGTCACATTCCCTGTGCCGTTTCGAGGATTTAGAGTGACTGTCATTAAAGGCAATGATACAGTACCACAACCCTTCAATGATATCACTGTCAAGGCTTTCTTAAGCTTCCGTCCATATAAGTTCAGTATTATGGATCTTTTGTCTGATAAAATAAATGCAACTACCATTGGTGCTTTGTCAGCATACCTCTCAACAGTCATTGCAGATGAACCCAATTGTAAGAGTGCACAATTGAATAATAAGACGCGGTATGCATGCAGCAGTAGCAATTGCATAGATGTACAAAACGAAGGATACTCTTGTGCTTGCTCCGGAAACTTTGATGGTGGCAATCCTTACCTTCTTGATGATTGCAAACAAG AGTATAACCCAACGCCAAAGACGAACTGTTCTCTATCATGTGGCAAGACATATATTCCTTTCCCTTTTGGGCTGGAGCCAGGGTGTTTTGCTAAAAGGAGATTTCAACTGAATTGTGCATCCAACCGCACTCTTATTGCAAGACCACCTGCAAAATATGAAGTGACAAATATTTCATTAGATGAAGGACTCATGTATGTCAATAAGCTTTCAGAATCTGAAGATGCCAACACAAATTATCTATCAATATACTATGGTGGTTCTGATTACTTTGGCCAGCAGTTAATTTATGGTTTGGGGCAATCTGGCTTATCTGAAGAGTATGGTGCTTGGAGCTGGTCAATAACCAATTCGACATGTGAAAGTGCAAAACAAAACAGTACTTATGCATGCCTCAGCACGAACAGCGAGTGCGTTGGTGTTACACATGAGACGATCTATATTGGTTATCGTTGCAAGTGTTCTCCTGGATTTGAAGGAAATCCTTATGTTCAAAATGGATGTGCAG ATATTGATGAGTGCTTGATACCAAACTATTGTAATGGGACATGCTATAACTTTCAAGGAAGCTATAGTTGTTGCCCTCATGGTATGTCGTTTGATCCAGTACAAAGGCAGTGCACTTCTAGTAAGGGGCAAAATATTCTTTTGG GGATTTCTGTTGGAATTAGCAGTGGCTTTGGAGTTCTACTTCTTACATTGACTGCAATCATGTCAGTCAAAAGGTGGAAGAGAGGCATGCAAAAGAAAATCCGAAGGGCGTACTTCCGGAAAAACAAAGGTCTACTCTTGGAGCAGCTGATCTCGTCCAGTGAAAGTGTTACACATAACACAAGAATATTTTCAATGGAGTTAGAGAAAGCAACCAACAACTTTGACTCAACACGAATCATCGGACATGGAGGTCATGGCACAGTTTACAAGGGTATTTTATCTGATCAACGGGTAGTCGCCATTAAAAGGTCCAAAATTATGGAGCAAAGTGAGATTGATCAATTTGTTAATGAGGTGGCGATCCTATCCCAGATAATTCATCGCAATGTGGTGAAACTTTTTGGTTGTTGCCTTGAATCCGAGGTGCCTCTTCTCGTGTATGAATTCATCTCCAATGGCACActtcatgatcttcttcatggcgATCTGGGTGCCAAATGCTTGTTAACATGGGACGATCGTATCAGGATTGCTCTAGAGGCTGCAGGGGCACTATCTTACCTCCATTCTTCTGCCGCTATACCAATCTTTCATAGAGATGTGAAATCAACTAACATACTCTTGGATGATGCCTTCACTGCAAAGGTTTCAGACTTTGGTGCTTCCAGATCCATTTCGATTGATCAGACTCGTGTGGTTACAGCTGTGCAGGGGACATTTGGGTACATAGATCCAGAATATTACTATACAGGCCAATTAACTGAAAAGAGTGATGTTTATAGTTTTGGCGTGACACTTGTTGAGCTCCTAACAAGGAAAAAGTCAATTTTCCTCAACTGCGTTGGTGAAAAACAGAACTTGTGTCATTATTTCCTTCAATCACTTAGAGATAAAACTATTATGGATATGGTGGATCCTCAAGTTGTCGAGGAAGCCAACCAAAGTGAAATTGATGAGATTGCCTTGGT
- the LOC120689170 gene encoding formin-like protein 3 translates to MAGRRLTSPDLTPPNSPRVAAAAGSAARRPPPRALPTGASSAPRRPPPRPPPIPACCRRHGLRPPGGCSATRRPPPQALPPGRIPPPPLVAAATSAHRGELLRAPASAARWPPPRAPPLEASSATRRPPPQAAPPEASFAVPALPVQGPPECELPRGCALADVERRSSAGTREERRC, encoded by the coding sequence ATGGCCGGCCGCCGTCTGACCAGTCCTGATTTGACTCCGCCCAACTCCCCGCGTGTTGCCGCTGCCGCGggctccgccgcgcgccggccgccaccacggGCTCTGCCCACTGGGGCGAGCTCCgccccccgccggccgccgccgcgacctccgCCCATCCCCgcgtgctgccgccgccacgggctCCGCCCCCCGGGGGGGTGCTCCgccacgcgccggccgccgccacaggcTCTGCCCCCAGGGCGAATTCCGCCCCCCCCGCTGGTCGCAGCCGCGACCTCTGCTCACCGAGGCGAGCTCCTCcgcgcgccggcctccgccgcgcgctggccgccgccgcgggctccgcCCCTAGAGGCGAGCTCCGCCacacgccggccgccaccgcaggCTGCGCCCCCCGAGGCGAGCTTCGCCGTGCCTGCGCTGCCGGTGCAGGGTCCGCCCGAGTGCGAGCTGCCAAGGGGCTGCGCTTTGGCCGACGTGGAGCGAAGGAGCTCCGCCGGCACACGGGAGGAGAGACGATGCTGA